The following nucleotide sequence is from Sporocytophaga myxococcoides.
GCCGTAAGGATTGGTCAGAAACCGTCAAAAACGAAGCCTGGCGCGTTAATCAGGTATGGGATGAACCGGAGACACCTCTAACCGGAAAAAACGCTCCAAGGCCCGTTTTAAGGCCAAATTAGCAGGTTTCTGAAAGGTTTCAGGGTATGGAAGATCGAAGCCCTGAACTCCTCCAAGTCAAAATCCTTAACGATGTACCCAGACGCGCCTAACATCTCAGCCCTAGTCCGGTCAGACAGTACGCTTGAGTTGGAGACAATGACTACTGGAAGCTCTACAAATCGTGGGTTGCTTCGAACTATTTTCAGGAACTCAAAACCATTAATTTTCTGAAGCTTTAGGTCGAGCAAGACAAGACCTATCTCAGGGTCATCAGCAAGTCGAATAAGACCCTCAGCACCGTCAAACTCATCTACAACAGGATTCTCAATGCCACAGGTTCTTAGAGCATGGAGCGTGAGTTGGGCGTCGTTCACTGAGTCTTCAATCAGCAGTATCTTCTTCGTCATTACAGCATGATACCAGTTGACATATTGTTCAGTTTTTTTTGAGTAAATTGAGCATAGATTTTCGTGAAGAGAGCACAGCATTTTTTGGCTGCATCATCCTCTTTACACGCTCTGCTAAGGCGTATGACTCTCGTTCGATAAGTTGTCGATCCTTGACCTGAACAGGAGCAGGAGCCTTGCTGCGTCCCCCCATGCTGCGACTTTCGGACGTTAGAGAGTCGGCCATTACTTGTAGTTCACCTAGGCATTTCACGGCATCAGTCATCGCCAGCTCGATGATGAAAGTCATCTGTACGAGCAACAAGCGGATGTCATACGGAAGTGCTGCAAGACCTATGGACATCATCCAGGACGACGCCCCAGGCGACCCAAATAGTTCAAGAACAAGATCCCAATCGTCTAGATCGTCAGTCCATGATGAACTTCGACGGGGTGGCAT
It contains:
- a CDS encoding response regulator encodes the protein MTKKILLIEDSVNDAQLTLHALRTCGIENPVVDEFDGAEGLIRLADDPEIGLVLLDLKLQKINGFEFLKIVRSNPRFVELPVVIVSNSSVLSDRTRAEMLGASGYIVKDFDLEEFRASIFHTLKPFRNLLIWP